Proteins encoded together in one Telopea speciosissima isolate NSW1024214 ecotype Mountain lineage chromosome 6, Tspe_v1, whole genome shotgun sequence window:
- the LOC122665699 gene encoding uncharacterized protein LOC122665699, producing the protein MVGPQVLATPLLRGSIPSLYYMDFRDISIANVRLGLQGSFSEGCAIDTGAAFTSLVSNAYARVRSGLVQYFAQFHIQPYNSGSRPRDVPILDLCFPKPSGFIRFPTMTFHLRGNDLVVKPTGVFVAMGNYICVALKSGVSTMIGAYQQTQYKFSYDLEL; encoded by the coding sequence ATGGTAGGACCACAAGTTCTAGCTACACCATTACTAAGAGGATCTATCCCATCACTATACTACATGGATTTCCGGGATATTAGCATCGCTAATGTTCGCCTTGGACTGCAGGGATCCTTCTCTGAGGGTTGTGCCATAGATACAGGAGCTGCATTTACTTCActtgtttctaatgcttatGCTCGTGTGAGAAGTGGTCTTGTTCAGTACTTTGCACAGTTTCATATTCAACCATACAACAGCGGAAGTAGACCACGAGATGTGCCAATATTAGATCTATGTTTCCCTAAGCCGTCTGGTTTTATTAGGTTTCCAACTATGACTTTCCATTTGAGAGGAAATGACCTTGTTGTAAAACCAACTGGGGTGTTTGTAGCAATGGGAAATTATATTTGTGTTGCACTTAAATCAGGCGTCAGTACAATGATTGGAGCTTATCAACAAACGCAATACAAATTCTCCTATGATTTGGAGTTGTGA